GGGTCCGGGAATTTTCGGAGTAGATCCATGATTCTTATCGAAGAAACCGCTGTCCCGCAGGCCGCCCTGCCTGTCGAACAGTTCAAGGCGCATCTTCGCCTTGGCACGGGGTTTTCGGACGACGATGTGCAGGACGCCGTGTTGGAGAGCTTTCTTCGAGCCGCGCTTGCGACGATCGAGGCACGGACCGGCAAGATCCTGATCGAGCGCGAGTTCTCGTGGGAGCTGACGCGCTGGCGCGGTGTCACGGAGCAGGCCCTGCCTGTTGCGCCCGTCGTCCTCGTCCTCGGTCTCGCCATACGCAACCGGATGGACGACGTGACGCTGATCGACCCGGCGAGCTACAGGCTCGTCCCGGATTCTCAGCGCCCGATGCTGCGCGCGATGGGGACGAGCCTGCCCACCATTCCGCGTGGCGGCACCGCCGATATCCGCTTCATCGCGGGTTTCGGCGCCGACTGGGGCGCGCTTCCCGCCGACCTGGGGCAGGCCGTGCTGCTTCTGGCCGCACATTTCTACGAGAACCGCAGCGAAACGGCGATGGCCGAGGGCAATATCCCCTTCGGCGTCTCGAGCCTCATCGAGCGCTACCGCACCGTGCGCATCCTCGGCGGGAGGGGGCGCTGATGGCTCGGGTTCATCTCAATCGCCTCCTCACGCTCGAGTCGCCCCGCCGCGTCGCGGATGGCGCGGGCGGCTATGCCGAAACCTGGCAGGAGATCGGACAGCTCTGGGGCGATATCTCCGCCCGCACGGGCCGCGAGGCCGTCATCGGCGAGACCCCCCGCTCGACCACCGGCTATCGCATCACGGTGCGGGCCGCCCCACACGGGGCCCCGTCCCGGCCGAGGCCGCATCAGCGCTTCCGCGACGGCGCGCGCCTCTACCGGATCGAGGCAGTGACCGACCGCGATCCGCACGCGCGCTTTCTCACCTGCTATTGCGAAGAGGAGGTCGCGGTATGAGCTACGGCGTTTCATCGGCCCTGCAATCGGCCATCTATACCCGCCTGACCAGCGACCCCGCCCTCGCGGCACTGGTCGGCACGGCGATCTACGACGCGCTGCCCGCGGGTGCCCTGCCGTCCCTCTATGTCGCCCTCGGCCCCGAGGACGTGCGCCCCGCGCATGACAAGACGGGCGGCGGCGCGTGGCATCGGCTCAGGCTCTCGGTAGTGACCGACGGCGCGGGCTTCCAGGCGGCCAAGGAGGTCGCAGGCGCGATCAGCGACGCGCTCGCCGATGCGCCCCTGCCGCTCAGCCGGGGTCGTGTGGCGGCGATCAATTTCCACAGGGCGCGCGCACGCCGCGAAGGCAGCGGCGATATCCGCCGCATCGACCTCGTCTTTCGCGCGCGCACCGAAGACATTCACTGACCCTCAAAATCGGAGTAACACGCATGGCTGTTCAAAATGGCAAGGACCTCTTGATCAAGGTCGACCTGACGGGCGACGGGAACTTTCAGTCCGTGGCCGGCCTTCGCGCCACCCGCATCAGTTTCAACGCCGAAAGCGTCGACGTGACAAGCCTCGAGAGCCAGGGCGGCTGGCGCGAGCTTCTGTCGGGCGCCGGCGTCAAATCGGCCTCGATCAGCGGCTCGGGCATCTTCCGCGACGAAGGCTCGGACGAGCGCGTGCGCCAGATCTTCTTTGACGGAGAAACGCCCGATTTCCAGGTCATCATCCCCGATTTCGGCATCGTCGAGGGCGCCTTCCAGGTCGCCTCGATCGAATATGCCGGCACCCATGACGGCGAGGCGACCTACGAGCTTTCGCTCGCCTCCGCCGGGCAACTCACCTTCACGGCGGCCTGACCGATGGCGAATCCCTGGGCTGGCGAAGCCACACTCGTCATCGACGGCAAGCGTCACGTTCTCAAGCTGACCCTCGGAGCCCTGGCCGAGCTCGAGGCGACGCTCTCGTCCGGCTCGCTCGTGGACCTGGTCGAGCGGTTCGAACGCGCCGAGTTCTCGACCCGTGACGTCCTCGCGCTCATCGTCGCCGGCCTGCGCGGCGGGGGGTGGAACGGGCGGGCCGACGATCTCTTCACCGCCGAGATCGAGGGCGGCCCGGTCATGGCCGCGCGCGTCGCGGCCACCCTTCTTGCCCGCGCCTTCACCCTGCCGGAGGGCCCATGACCCCGCTCGACTGGGCTGGCCTCATGCGCGCCGGGCACATCCGGCTCGGCCTGCAACCGGCCGAATTCTGGGCGCTTACCCCGGCGGAACTCTCGCTGATGCTGGGTCATGGCGGGCCCGCACCGATGGCAAGCGACCGGCTCAGGGAGCTCATGGACGCCTACCCCGATCAAACCGAAAGGTCCGAAAATGGATGACTTGGAAAGACTGGACGATCTGG
This window of the Roseovarius sp. SCSIO 43702 genome carries:
- a CDS encoding head-tail connector protein; protein product: MILIEETAVPQAALPVEQFKAHLRLGTGFSDDDVQDAVLESFLRAALATIEARTGKILIEREFSWELTRWRGVTEQALPVAPVVLVLGLAIRNRMDDVTLIDPASYRLVPDSQRPMLRAMGTSLPTIPRGGTADIRFIAGFGADWGALPADLGQAVLLLAAHFYENRSETAMAEGNIPFGVSSLIERYRTVRILGGRGR
- a CDS encoding head-tail adaptor protein codes for the protein MARVHLNRLLTLESPRRVADGAGGYAETWQEIGQLWGDISARTGREAVIGETPRSTTGYRITVRAAPHGAPSRPRPHQRFRDGARLYRIEAVTDRDPHARFLTCYCEEEVAV
- a CDS encoding DUF3168 domain-containing protein, producing MSYGVSSALQSAIYTRLTSDPALAALVGTAIYDALPAGALPSLYVALGPEDVRPAHDKTGGGAWHRLRLSVVTDGAGFQAAKEVAGAISDALADAPLPLSRGRVAAINFHRARARREGSGDIRRIDLVFRARTEDIH
- a CDS encoding phage major tail protein, TP901-1 family translates to MAVQNGKDLLIKVDLTGDGNFQSVAGLRATRISFNAESVDVTSLESQGGWRELLSGAGVKSASISGSGIFRDEGSDERVRQIFFDGETPDFQVIIPDFGIVEGAFQVASIEYAGTHDGEATYELSLASAGQLTFTAA
- a CDS encoding gene transfer agent family protein — translated: MANPWAGEATLVIDGKRHVLKLTLGALAELEATLSSGSLVDLVERFERAEFSTRDVLALIVAGLRGGGWNGRADDLFTAEIEGGPVMAARVAATLLARAFTLPEGP
- a CDS encoding rcc01693 family protein, with the protein product MTPLDWAGLMRAGHIRLGLQPAEFWALTPAELSLMLGHGGPAPMASDRLRELMDAYPDQTERSENG